A window of Candidatus Tanganyikabacteria bacterium contains these coding sequences:
- a CDS encoding molecular chaperone TorD family protein, translating to MATTATTLGALARAGLYRLLALGFAYPAPDVREEFLRVLELHVSQEPQFGDFRADLAALRLGDSDELIADYTRLFDRMIECSPYESDNVGGMRAFTKARDLADVQGFYRAFGLELGEDAAEMNDHIGIELEFASVLALKEAYFQDEGNNEGLEITLDARRAFLRDHVARWVPAFCERLAASAGHPFYRALAGVTRAVVAADVAEVGVVVPTPAAGPGTPEPDEFGCGA from the coding sequence ATGGCGACGACCGCGACCACTCTCGGCGCCCTCGCCCGGGCCGGCCTCTATCGGCTGCTGGCGCTGGGCTTCGCCTATCCCGCGCCGGACGTGCGGGAGGAATTCCTGCGGGTGCTGGAATTGCACGTATCGCAGGAGCCCCAGTTCGGCGATTTCCGTGCCGACTTGGCCGCGCTTCGGCTTGGCGACTCCGACGAGCTGATTGCCGACTACACGCGACTCTTCGACCGGATGATCGAATGCTCGCCTTACGAATCCGACAACGTCGGCGGGATGCGGGCCTTCACCAAGGCGCGCGACCTGGCCGACGTGCAAGGGTTCTATCGGGCATTCGGGCTGGAACTTGGTGAGGATGCGGCGGAAATGAACGACCACATCGGCATCGAGCTGGAGTTCGCGAGCGTCCTGGCTCTCAAGGAGGCCTACTTCCAGGACGAGGGGAACAACGAGGGCCTCGAGATCACGCTGGACGCGCGTCGCGCCTTCCTGCGCGACCACGTGGCGCGCTGGGTGCCGGCATTTTGCGAGAGGCTCGCCGCCTCCGCCGGGCACCCGTTCTATCGCGCCCTGGCGGGCGTGACTCGCGCCGTCGTGGCCGCGGACGTGGCCGAAGTCGGAGTCGTCGTCCCCACGCCCGCCGCGGGACCGGGGACTCCGGAGCCGGATGAGTTCGGCTGCGGCGCCTGA